The following are encoded together in the Hypnocyclicus thermotrophus genome:
- a CDS encoding SPFH domain-containing protein has product MFFLSIILIIFLFIFVSSGIIIVKQAEVIVVERLGKYNKTLESGLNFIIPIIDTPRIITWRFVEQRGDQILIYTKGVKRIDLRESVYDFPKQRVITSDNVTIEINALLYFQITDPMKAVYEIANLPEAIEKLTQTTLRNVIGGLSLDQTLVSRDEINTKLRLILDEATDKWGVKVNRVELQDIIPPTEIRVAMEKQMKAERDKRASILEAEGAKRSQILEAEGYRDAAIAKAEGYKRSKILEAEGQAEARLKVIEAEKKALEKIKETVKDEQKSVEYLVALKYIEAFRNISENSNDKTVFMPYEATSVMSSLGGIKELFQKK; this is encoded by the coding sequence ATGTTTTTTTTGTCAATTATATTAATTATTTTTTTATTTATATTTGTATCAAGTGGAATAATAATTGTAAAACAAGCTGAAGTAATAGTAGTAGAAAGATTAGGTAAATATAATAAAACCTTAGAGAGTGGTCTTAATTTTATTATACCTATTATAGATACTCCTAGAATAATTACGTGGCGTTTTGTAGAACAAAGAGGAGATCAAATACTTATTTATACAAAAGGAGTAAAAAGAATTGATTTAAGAGAAAGTGTATATGATTTTCCTAAACAAAGAGTTATAACGAGTGATAATGTAACAATAGAAATAAATGCACTATTATATTTTCAAATAACAGATCCAATGAAAGCAGTTTATGAGATAGCAAATTTACCAGAAGCAATAGAAAAACTTACTCAAACTACTTTGAGAAATGTAATAGGTGGGCTATCATTAGACCAAACTTTAGTTTCAAGAGATGAGATAAATACTAAACTTAGATTAATTTTGGATGAAGCTACGGATAAATGGGGGGTAAAAGTAAATAGAGTAGAACTTCAAGATATTATACCACCTACTGAAATAAGGGTAGCAATGGAAAAACAAATGAAAGCAGAAAGAGATAAAAGAGCATCAATACTAGAAGCAGAAGGCGCAAAAAGATCACAAATATTAGAAGCAGAAGGTTATAGAGATGCTGCTATAGCAAAGGCAGAAGGTTATAAAAGAAGTAAAATATTAGAAGCAGAAGGTCAAGCAGAAGCTAGACTAAAAGTAATAGAAGCAGAGAAAAAAGCACTTGAAAAAATAAAAGAAACTGTAAAAGATGAACAAAAATCAGTTGAATATCTTGTAGCTTTAAAATATATTGAAGCATTTAGAAATATTAGTGAAAATTCAAATGATAAAACAGTGTTTATGCCATATGAAGCTACTAGTGTAATGAGTAGTTTAGGTGGAATAAAAGAATTATTTCAAAAAAAATAA
- a CDS encoding betaine/proline/choline family ABC transporter ATP-binding protein (Members of the family are the ATP-binding subunit of ABC transporters for substrates such as betaine, L-proline or other amino acids, choline, carnitine, etc. The substrate specificity is best determined from the substrate-binding subunit, rather than this subunit, as it interacts with the permease subunit and not with substrate directly.), translating into MIEFKKVSKTFDGKKNVINKLNFKINKGELVVLIGESGCGKTTTMRMINLLIKPTKGEILIDGKNILKMNKIQLRRNIGYVIQKVGLLPHMTIGENIELLPKIKKWKKEKRVERAKELLELVELDPEEYYDRYPNELSGGQQQRIGIARALAADPDIILMDEPFSALDPITREKLQDEIIRIQDELHKTIIFVTHDMDEAIKIADRIAVMNNGEIVQYDTPEEILKNPINDFVEFFIGKERLWRQPELVLAKDIMRKKVYKINAEGKMARAVEKLKESEATMLIVVDKIKDKPQKGLGLITPKLLKRIEFNKKTLNYNTKVIKDYMRKDFVTVDEKTNMVQVLNYMSTRNFRSIPVTNSKNEIVGIITPNSILNIMSKISPDCIIEEEIISQNKEEVNGKA; encoded by the coding sequence ATGATAGAGTTTAAAAAAGTTTCAAAAACATTTGATGGTAAAAAAAATGTTATAAACAAACTAAATTTTAAAATAAATAAAGGAGAATTAGTAGTACTTATAGGCGAAAGTGGATGTGGAAAAACAACTACAATGAGAATGATAAACCTACTAATTAAACCCACAAAAGGCGAAATATTAATAGACGGAAAAAATATATTAAAAATGAATAAAATACAATTAAGAAGAAATATAGGGTATGTAATACAAAAAGTTGGTTTGCTACCTCATATGACTATAGGTGAAAATATAGAACTTTTACCTAAAATAAAAAAATGGAAAAAAGAAAAAAGGGTAGAAAGAGCAAAAGAATTATTAGAGCTAGTAGAATTAGATCCTGAAGAATATTATGATAGATATCCTAATGAACTTAGTGGAGGACAACAGCAAAGAATAGGTATTGCAAGAGCATTAGCAGCAGATCCAGATATTATATTGATGGATGAACCATTTAGTGCATTAGATCCTATAACTAGAGAAAAACTTCAAGATGAAATAATAAGAATACAAGATGAACTTCATAAAACTATTATTTTTGTAACTCACGATATGGATGAAGCTATAAAAATTGCGGATAGAATTGCAGTAATGAATAATGGTGAAATTGTACAATATGATACACCAGAAGAAATATTAAAAAATCCAATAAATGATTTTGTAGAATTTTTTATAGGAAAAGAAAGACTTTGGAGACAACCAGAATTAGTATTAGCAAAAGATATTATGAGAAAGAAAGTTTATAAAATAAATGCAGAAGGTAAAATGGCAAGAGCAGTAGAAAAATTGAAAGAAAGCGAGGCAACAATGCTAATTGTTGTTGATAAAATAAAAGACAAACCACAAAAAGGGCTTGGGTTAATTACACCAAAACTTTTAAAGAGAATAGAATTTAATAAAAAAACTTTAAATTACAATACTAAAGTAATAAAAGATTATATGAGAAAAGATTTTGTTACTGTAGATGAAAAAACAAATATGGTTCAAGTATTAAATTATATGTCAACAAGGAATTTTAGAAGTATTCCTGTAACAAATAGTAAAAATGAAATAGTTGGAATAATAACACCAAATAGTATATTAAATATTATGTCTAAAATTTCACCTGATTGTATAATAGAAGAAGAGATTATAAGCCAAAACAAGGAGGAAGTAAATGGAAAAGCTTAA
- the flgG gene encoding flagellar basal-body rod protein FlgG: protein MMTALYSAATGMNAQQLNMDVISNNLSNVDTSGYKKSRVDFEDLMYSTKQTPGATTGDGSSLPTGLQVGNGVRAVGTKKLFTQGNFKNTGNELDIAIEGRGFFQVLRPDGSVAYTRDGSFSRDANGQLVNAEGFLLDPSIVVPAEYTNLSIGQDGVVTVDINGQQQEIGTITLANFVNPAGLQNLGKNLYAATPASGDAIIGNPGEGALGTLLQGNLETSNVKVVNEMIDMISAQRAYEVNTKSIQTADSMLQMANNLKRG, encoded by the coding sequence ATGATGACAGCATTATATTCAGCCGCTACAGGTATGAACGCACAACAACTAAATATGGACGTTATATCAAATAACTTATCAAATGTAGATACATCAGGATATAAAAAAAGTAGAGTAGATTTTGAAGATTTGATGTATTCAACAAAACAAACACCGGGAGCAACAACTGGTGATGGAAGTAGTTTGCCTACAGGACTTCAAGTTGGTAATGGAGTTAGAGCTGTGGGAACTAAAAAACTGTTTACTCAAGGAAATTTTAAAAACACTGGAAATGAACTTGATATTGCTATAGAAGGAAGAGGTTTTTTTCAAGTGTTAAGACCAGATGGAAGTGTAGCATATACAAGAGATGGTTCTTTTTCAAGAGATGCAAATGGACAATTAGTTAATGCTGAAGGATTTTTATTAGATCCTTCAATTGTAGTGCCTGCAGAATACACTAACTTATCTATAGGACAAGATGGAGTTGTAACTGTTGATATAAATGGGCAACAACAAGAGATAGGGACAATTACATTAGCGAATTTTGTAAATCCAGCTGGATTACAAAATTTAGGTAAAAATTTATATGCAGCAACACCTGCTTCAGGAGATGCAATAATTGGAAATCCTGGTGAAGGAGCTTTAGGAACTCTTTTACAAGGAAATTTAGAAACATCAAATGTAAAAGTAGTAAATGAGATGATAGATATGATATCAGCTCAAAGAGCTTATGAAGTAAATACAAAATCAATACAAACAGCAGATAGTATGCTTCAAATGGCTAATAATTTAAAAAGAGGATAA
- a CDS encoding DUF502 domain-containing protein translates to MKILSRIKSFFTQTLIGGITVLLPIGVLIFIFKFIFDFILGFISPISNIFKLSFEINNSLANLIAFSIIIALCFITGFFIATRLGNFIFYHIENKILKKLPGYKIVTETINQFKGNFKDSFSTVALAEVYGNSLSTAFVIEKTDDYYTLFVPTAPNPTSGNIFHVHKSKVTIVDVKVDEAMRSILAVGSGSKKLIENYKNKKIENN, encoded by the coding sequence ATGAAAATATTATCACGAATCAAATCTTTTTTTACCCAAACTCTTATTGGAGGAATAACTGTTTTATTACCAATTGGAGTTTTAATCTTTATTTTTAAATTCATTTTTGATTTTATATTAGGTTTTATTTCGCCAATTTCAAATATTTTTAAATTAAGTTTTGAAATAAATAATTCCTTAGCTAATTTAATTGCTTTTTCTATTATTATCGCTCTTTGTTTTATTACTGGATTTTTTATAGCCACTAGACTTGGAAACTTTATTTTCTATCATATAGAAAATAAAATATTAAAAAAATTACCCGGCTATAAAATAGTAACTGAAACAATTAATCAATTTAAAGGTAATTTCAAAGATTCTTTTTCAACTGTGGCTTTAGCTGAAGTATACGGTAATTCACTTTCAACAGCTTTTGTTATTGAAAAGACTGATGATTATTATACTTTGTTTGTTCCAACTGCACCAAACCCTACATCTGGTAATATTTTTCATGTTCATAAATCAAAAGTTACAATTGTTGATGTAAAAGTAGATGAAGCAATGAGATCAATTTTAGCTGTTGGTTCTGGTTCTAAAAAACTTATTGAAAATTATAAAAATAAAAAAATAGAAAATAATTGA
- the htpG gene encoding molecular chaperone HtpG: protein MSTKETLSFQTETKRLLDLMIHSIYTHKEIFLRELISNASDAIDKLKFKSLTETDLIPSDYKFKIEIIPNKENNTITIKDSGIGMTRDEVINNIGTIAKSGSKAFVEELNKATETNDIDIIGQFGVGFYSAFMVADKVTLITKSPYSDIAIKWESTGDGSFTLEEVEKDSIGTEIILHLRTDNEEKEEKYSIYLEEWKIKELVKKYSDYVRYPIQMDVTKEVPKKDAEGNPIENEYEKITETETLNSMLPLWRKNKTDIKEEEYNEFYKNNFHDWSDPLATIHYKVEGNIEYTALIYIPSKAPLDFYSKEYEKGLKLYTKNVFIMEKCKELVPDHFRFLKGLIDSSDFSLNISREILQQNRQLNVIAKNIEKKVVAELKKLLKNNKDKYIEFFKEFGRDIKFGIYNSFGANKDTLKDLLIFESSNSDKPTTLKEYVERMKEEQKHIYFVSGESRSQLEKLPQMEAIKDKGYEVLFFTDKIDEFAIQMLMEYEGKSFKSINQGDLELDENNDDKKLLEEKEKENKELLEKIQKELEGKVSKVKLTNRLKSSPVCLVSGEGVSFEMEKVMNEMPNANPMGDVKAERILEINPNHELFVALDKLYKSNNEEIKDIAYLLYSQALLIEGFKLDDPVEFSNKMANLIIKTSGLLN from the coding sequence ATGAGTACAAAAGAGACATTAAGTTTTCAAACTGAAACTAAAAGATTATTAGACTTAATGATTCATTCTATTTACACACATAAAGAAATTTTTTTAAGAGAGCTTATTTCGAATGCTAGTGATGCTATTGATAAGTTAAAATTTAAGTCATTAACTGAAACTGATTTAATTCCTTCAGATTATAAATTTAAAATAGAAATTATTCCAAATAAAGAAAATAATACTATTACAATTAAAGATTCTGGTATAGGAATGACTAGAGATGAAGTTATAAATAATATTGGTACTATTGCAAAATCTGGTTCAAAAGCTTTTGTTGAAGAGCTTAATAAAGCTACTGAGACAAATGATATTGACATCATTGGGCAATTTGGAGTTGGATTTTATTCAGCATTTATGGTAGCTGACAAAGTAACTTTAATTACTAAATCTCCATATTCTGATATTGCTATAAAATGGGAATCTACTGGTGATGGTTCATTCACATTAGAAGAAGTAGAAAAAGATAGTATTGGTACTGAAATTATTTTACATTTAAGAACAGATAATGAAGAAAAAGAAGAGAAATATTCTATTTATCTAGAAGAATGGAAAATAAAAGAGCTTGTAAAAAAATATTCTGATTATGTACGATATCCAATTCAAATGGATGTTACAAAAGAAGTTCCTAAAAAAGATGCTGAAGGTAATCCAATAGAAAATGAATATGAAAAAATAACAGAAACTGAAACACTTAATTCTATGCTTCCACTTTGGAGAAAAAATAAAACTGATATAAAAGAAGAAGAATATAATGAATTTTATAAAAATAATTTTCATGATTGGAGTGATCCTCTAGCTACTATTCATTATAAAGTAGAAGGAAATATAGAATATACTGCTCTTATTTATATCCCTAGTAAAGCTCCACTTGATTTTTATTCAAAAGAATACGAAAAAGGTTTAAAACTTTATACTAAAAATGTATTTATAATGGAGAAATGTAAAGAATTAGTTCCAGATCATTTTAGATTTTTAAAAGGATTAATTGACTCTAGTGATTTTTCATTGAACATTTCTAGAGAAATTCTTCAACAAAATAGACAATTAAATGTAATTGCAAAAAATATCGAAAAGAAAGTTGTAGCTGAACTTAAAAAACTATTAAAAAATAATAAAGATAAATACATTGAATTCTTTAAAGAATTTGGAAGAGATATCAAATTTGGTATTTACAATAGTTTTGGTGCAAATAAAGACACTTTAAAAGATTTATTAATTTTTGAATCGAGTAATTCTGATAAACCAACAACATTAAAAGAATATGTAGAAAGAATGAAAGAAGAACAAAAACATATTTACTTTGTATCTGGAGAAAGCAGAAGTCAACTTGAAAAACTTCCACAAATGGAAGCCATAAAAGATAAAGGTTATGAAGTATTGTTTTTTACTGATAAAATTGATGAATTTGCTATTCAAATGCTTATGGAATACGAAGGGAAAAGTTTTAAATCTATAAATCAAGGCGATTTAGAACTAGATGAAAATAATGACGATAAAAAATTATTAGAAGAAAAAGAAAAAGAAAATAAAGAACTTTTAGAAAAAATACAAAAAGAACTTGAAGGAAAAGTATCAAAAGTAAAATTAACAAATAGATTAAAATCAAGTCCTGTATGCCTTGTAAGTGGTGAAGGTGTCTCATTTGAAATGGAAAAAGTGATGAATGAGATGCCTAATGCTAATCCTATGGGCGATGTTAAAGCTGAAAGAATTCTTGAAATAAATCCAAATCACGAATTATTTGTTGCTTTAGATAAACTTTATAAATCAAATAATGAAGAAATAAAAGATATTGCATATTTATTATATTCTCAAGCGTTATTAATAGAAGGATTTAAATTAGATGACCCTGTAGAATTTTCTAATAAAATGGCAAATTTAATAATTAAAACTAGCGGATTATTAAACTAA
- a CDS encoding Cof-type HAD-IIB family hydrolase has protein sequence MKYKLIISDLDGTLFNDYKFISKQNLKSIKKLKQNNIYFTIATGRNHTNAYRAAMKTNINIPIITNDGALIIDISSNKILFKKTLLPEISKEIINILKKHNLVFFTHLFNNTVYNKSINFPISFYKNILNINFFKSIYEISKERKNFIELNTETILKLIQNNDVFKFSIFDKTKTQDEFLIAKNEIQSLFSDYITITMMNKYGFEIIPKGISKATGIDFLCDYLNISLDNVIGIGDNHNDLEMIKHVGLGVAMGNAKDYVKHKADIITDSNNNHGVSKIIEKIL, from the coding sequence ATGAAATACAAATTGATAATTTCAGACTTAGATGGTACTTTATTTAATGATTATAAATTTATATCAAAACAAAATCTAAAATCTATAAAAAAATTAAAACAAAACAATATTTATTTTACAATAGCAACAGGAAGAAATCATACAAATGCATATAGAGCTGCAATGAAAACTAATATAAATATCCCTATAATAACAAATGATGGAGCTCTTATTATCGATATTTCAAGTAATAAAATATTGTTTAAAAAAACATTACTTCCCGAAATCTCTAAAGAAATTATTAATATTTTAAAAAAACATAATCTTGTATTTTTTACTCATTTATTTAATAATACTGTATATAATAAATCCATAAATTTTCCTATATCATTTTATAAAAATATTTTAAATATTAATTTTTTTAAAAGTATTTATGAAATTTCTAAAGAAAGAAAAAATTTTATTGAGCTAAATACTGAAACTATTTTAAAATTAATACAAAATAATGATGTATTTAAATTTAGTATCTTTGACAAAACTAAAACTCAAGATGAATTTTTAATAGCTAAAAATGAAATACAATCTTTATTTTCTGACTATATAACTATAACTATGATGAATAAATATGGTTTTGAAATAATCCCAAAAGGTATTTCAAAAGCTACAGGAATAGATTTTTTATGTGACTATTTAAATATTTCTTTAGATAATGTTATAGGCATTGGTGATAATCATAATGATCTTGAAATGATAAAACATGTAGGTCTTGGAGTTGCTATGGGTAATGCAAAAGATTATGTAAAACATAAAGCTGATATAATTACAGATAGTAATAATAATCATGGTGTTTCCAAAATTATAGAAAAAATTTTATAA
- a CDS encoding ABC transporter substrate-binding protein → MKKNLILWMILGTIIFATSYAGLFGKKKEIIKIGHKNFTEQRILGQMLSIAIEKNTNYKTDVREFGGTMLVNQALKTGQIDLSFEYTGTGYQYLLKGTGLKDPEKIYEYCVTEFAKQGITWLNPMGFNNTYAFAVKEELAQKYNLNKYSDFVGVAEKLKVGALSDFFSRPDGMPGIKKTYGFTFKEEVAIDTGLKYIAVEQGKIDVAVAYATDGMLKKYNLKVLEDDKHFFPPYDAVPRMKTEFANSHPEIVKVLKEFNRNFTNEDFQKYNYQVDVLGYPEKKVAEEALKEKGII, encoded by the coding sequence ATGAAAAAAAATTTAATATTATGGATGATATTAGGAACAATAATTTTTGCTACTAGTTATGCAGGTTTATTTGGAAAGAAAAAGGAAATAATAAAAATAGGGCATAAAAATTTTACAGAACAAAGAATACTAGGACAAATGTTAAGTATTGCTATTGAAAAAAATACAAATTATAAAACAGATGTAAGAGAATTTGGTGGAACAATGTTAGTAAATCAAGCATTAAAAACTGGTCAAATTGATCTAAGTTTTGAATACACAGGTACAGGTTATCAATATTTATTAAAAGGAACAGGATTAAAAGATCCAGAAAAAATATATGAATATTGTGTAACAGAATTTGCAAAACAAGGGATAACATGGTTAAATCCTATGGGATTTAATAATACATATGCTTTTGCAGTTAAAGAAGAACTTGCACAAAAATATAATTTAAATAAATATTCGGATTTTGTCGGAGTTGCTGAAAAATTAAAAGTTGGAGCATTGTCTGATTTCTTTAGTAGACCAGATGGAATGCCGGGAATTAAGAAAACATATGGTTTTACTTTTAAAGAAGAGGTAGCAATAGATACTGGCTTGAAATATATAGCGGTAGAACAAGGTAAAATTGATGTAGCTGTAGCATATGCTACAGATGGGATGTTAAAAAAGTATAATTTGAAAGTATTAGAAGATGATAAACATTTTTTTCCACCGTATGATGCAGTACCTAGAATGAAAACAGAATTTGCAAACTCTCATCCAGAAATTGTAAAAGTTCTTAAAGAATTTAATAGAAACTTTACAAATGAAGATTTTCAAAAATATAATTATCAAGTAGACGTATTAGGTTATCCAGAAAAAAAAGTAGCAGAAGAAGCGCTAAAAGAAAAAGGAATAATATAG
- the glgX gene encoding glycogen debranching protein GlgX has product MNKKYEIEKGAPLYGATVFSTGVNFAVFSRNATKVTLDIFENFYDKTPCHSFEFDPNINKTGDVWHIFIKGLKSGKYYTYRVDGPYDIDNGHRFNPHKSLIDPYAKALSGKFNFDDEAMYSYFKTEHNTISEVDASQLIKGVIIDDRSYDWEGDKHPRTEFKDTIIYEMHVSLFTMNKNSNVKNRGTYRGIIEKVDHLKELGITAIELLPIFEFNQDELIRTNPVTGELLKNVWGYNPIGFFAPTGNYLSGDQTYGMRIGQQVFEFKDFIKEMHKNGIEVILDVVYNHTGEGNEMGPTISFKGFDNSIYYLLEKNKRYYANYSGTGNTFNCSHTVVKELIIDSLRYWATEMHVDGFRFDLAAILGRDSNGKWIGDMSLLKDIADDPILSGTKLIAEGWDAAGGYFVGEFPVGWAEWNGKFRDCVRKFIKGDPGQVSELATRIVGSPDLFYKYGRRPYHSINFITAHDGFTMWDLVSYNEKHNFPNGENNMDGANDNYSWNHGIEGETRDIKIINLRKRQLKNFMVILMLSQGVPMILMGDEFAKTQRGNNNAYCQDNETNWLDWSRKDSFRDIFRFFKKMVNFRKNHHSLKRAHFFKSEDISGNGVADITWHGTKLNKPDWSQDSRTLAFMISGEDFSDDSPNDNDIYVALNSYWEPLWFELPKLEGKKWYRVVDTYRNYGDDFLEEYEEIKDEKYLVMDRSSIILISKKFKKEK; this is encoded by the coding sequence ATGAATAAGAAATACGAAATAGAAAAAGGAGCTCCCTTATATGGTGCTACTGTTTTTTCTACTGGGGTAAATTTTGCTGTTTTTTCTAGAAATGCTACAAAAGTTACTTTAGACATTTTTGAAAATTTTTATGATAAAACACCTTGTCATTCTTTTGAATTTGATCCTAATATCAACAAAACAGGAGATGTTTGGCATATATTTATAAAAGGTTTAAAATCTGGAAAATACTATACTTATAGAGTAGATGGACCATATGATATCGATAATGGACATAGATTTAATCCTCATAAATCTTTAATCGATCCATATGCAAAAGCTCTTTCAGGTAAATTTAATTTTGATGATGAAGCTATGTATTCTTATTTTAAAACTGAACACAATACTATTTCAGAAGTTGATGCCTCTCAATTAATAAAAGGTGTTATTATTGATGATAGAAGTTATGATTGGGAAGGTGACAAGCATCCGCGTACAGAATTTAAAGATACTATAATTTATGAAATGCATGTAAGCTTATTTACTATGAATAAAAATTCTAATGTAAAAAATCGAGGAACTTATAGAGGAATTATTGAAAAAGTTGATCATTTAAAAGAGCTTGGAATTACCGCTATTGAACTTTTACCCATTTTTGAATTTAACCAAGATGAACTTATTAGAACTAATCCTGTAACAGGTGAACTTCTTAAAAATGTTTGGGGATACAATCCTATAGGTTTTTTTGCTCCTACTGGTAATTATCTTTCAGGAGATCAAACTTATGGAATGCGAATAGGACAGCAAGTTTTTGAATTTAAAGATTTTATAAAAGAAATGCATAAAAATGGAATAGAAGTTATTCTTGATGTTGTATACAATCATACAGGTGAAGGAAATGAAATGGGGCCGACTATTTCTTTTAAAGGCTTTGATAATTCTATTTATTATTTATTAGAAAAAAATAAAAGATATTACGCTAATTATTCCGGTACTGGAAATACTTTTAATTGTAGCCATACAGTAGTAAAAGAATTAATAATAGATAGTCTTAGATATTGGGCTACAGAAATGCATGTAGATGGATTTAGATTTGACCTTGCAGCTATACTTGGTAGAGATAGTAACGGTAAATGGATTGGTGATATGTCTCTTTTAAAAGATATTGCTGATGACCCTATATTATCTGGTACAAAGCTTATTGCTGAAGGCTGGGATGCTGCTGGTGGGTATTTTGTTGGTGAATTTCCTGTCGGTTGGGCTGAATGGAATGGAAAATTTAGAGATTGTGTAAGAAAATTTATTAAAGGAGACCCTGGCCAAGTTTCTGAGTTAGCTACTCGTATAGTTGGAAGTCCAGATTTATTTTATAAATATGGTAGACGTCCTTATCATAGTATAAATTTTATTACTGCTCATGACGGATTTACTATGTGGGATTTAGTATCATACAATGAAAAACATAACTTCCCAAACGGTGAAAATAATATGGATGGTGCTAATGATAATTATTCTTGGAATCATGGTATTGAAGGAGAAACTAGAGATATAAAAATTATAAATTTAAGAAAAAGACAATTAAAAAATTTTATGGTTATACTAATGCTTTCTCAAGGTGTCCCTATGATACTTATGGGAGATGAATTTGCAAAAACTCAAAGAGGAAATAATAATGCTTATTGTCAAGATAACGAAACTAACTGGCTTGATTGGTCTAGAAAAGATTCTTTTAGAGATATCTTTAGATTCTTTAAAAAAATGGTAAACTTTAGAAAAAATCATCATTCTTTAAAAAGAGCTCATTTCTTTAAATCAGAGGATATTAGCGGAAATGGTGTGGCAGATATTACTTGGCATGGTACAAAATTAAATAAACCCGATTGGAGTCAAGATTCAAGAACTTTAGCTTTTATGATAAGTGGAGAAGATTTTAGTGATGACAGTCCTAATGATAATGATATTTATGTAGCCCTTAACTCATACTGGGAACCATTATGGTTTGAACTTCCAAAGCTTGAAGGTAAAAAATGGTATCGAGTTGTTGATACCTATAGAAATTATGGTGATGATTTTCTAGAAGA
- a CDS encoding NfeD family protein, which translates to MFIFSIFSIITIFLSKKYLNNFIKTNDTKTNIDNYIGQQVKVLKKLDNNNYRIKIYSEEWNAISNSDLKKDDIAIIIKKEGNHLIIKEAHNNE; encoded by the coding sequence ATGTTTATTTTTAGTATTTTTTCTATTATTACTATTTTTTTATCTAAAAAATACCTTAATAATTTTATTAAAACTAATGATACTAAAACAAATATCGATAATTATATAGGACAACAAGTGAAAGTCCTTAAAAAACTTGATAATAATAATTATAGAATTAAAATTTATTCTGAAGAATGGAATGCTATATCAAATTCTGATTTAAAAAAAGATGATATTGCTATAATTATTAAAAAAGAAGGAAATCATTTGATTATTAAGGAGGCGCATAACAATGAATAA
- a CDS encoding ABC transporter permease has translation MEKLNIYEFIYYRFDDLIAALIKHIEITGMAVTLAIVVGVPIGIMITRKRNIANLVINIANVFQTLPSLALFGLIIPFLGIGVLPAVFVLFLYALLPIIKNTYIGITNVDPAAIDAGIGMGLTSNQILTMIEIPLALPVIMGGIRVSTVINIGTATIAALIGAGGLGEFIFKGLSMNNNNMILMGALPSALLAIVVDFIFGKIEKALIPRGIQN, from the coding sequence ATGGAAAAGCTTAATATTTATGAATTTATATATTATAGATTTGATGACCTTATAGCAGCACTTATTAAACATATAGAAATAACAGGAATGGCTGTAACTTTAGCTATAGTTGTTGGAGTGCCTATAGGAATTATGATTACAAGAAAGAGAAATATTGCTAATTTAGTAATAAATATTGCTAATGTTTTCCAAACTTTACCAAGTTTAGCATTATTTGGATTGATTATTCCGTTTTTAGGAATAGGTGTGCTACCTGCGGTTTTTGTTTTATTTTTATATGCGTTATTGCCAATTATAAAAAATACATATATAGGTATTACAAATGTAGATCCTGCTGCAATAGATGCAGGAATAGGGATGGGATTGACATCAAACCAAATATTAACAATGATAGAGATACCTTTAGCTTTGCCTGTTATAATGGGCGGAATTAGAGTATCAACTGTTATAAATATAGGGACAGCTACAATAGCAGCTTTAATTGGAGCAGGTGGATTAGGAGAATTTATTTTTAAAGGTCTTTCAATGAATAATAATAATATGATCTTAATGGGAGCTTTACCCTCAGCACTTTTGGCTATAGTTGTAGATTTTATATTTGGGAAAATTGAAAAAGCATTAATACCAAGAGGAATTCAAAATTAA